From Desulfuromonas soudanensis, the proteins below share one genomic window:
- a CDS encoding TonB C-terminal domain-containing protein → MVNTRQGIRSGSDPGIGRTLLGSLGLHLLIIFFFAGSLLPRFEEERRPVYYVDLANLPVKAPRAGRPDAPPIKPATPVKPAPLPAKAPPPPVKTRTEPVKVSPPAAKTTPPAKATAPAARTTKADDSPSSAIDDMRRKKEIADLKATLAALADDRRARAPDDAPVGMPDGRGSESGVSYDAWVQSAYKQAWTLSRYQVGRLDLEAKVRVTFDAEGNLRDYKIDAESGDARFDDSVKSAILQIKKLPTAPGERLELEVVFNLKDLLKD, encoded by the coding sequence ATGGTAAATACACGGCAGGGAATCCGGTCGGGCAGCGATCCCGGCATCGGCAGGACGCTCCTCGGGTCCCTGGGATTACACCTCCTGATCATCTTCTTTTTCGCCGGCTCCCTCCTTCCCCGTTTCGAGGAGGAGCGCCGCCCCGTCTACTACGTCGATCTCGCCAATCTTCCGGTCAAGGCTCCCCGGGCCGGCCGTCCCGATGCTCCTCCGATCAAGCCGGCAACTCCGGTCAAGCCGGCGCCGCTTCCGGCGAAGGCGCCGCCCCCCCCGGTAAAAACCAGGACGGAGCCGGTCAAGGTCTCCCCGCCGGCCGCAAAAACGACCCCACCTGCCAAGGCGACCGCGCCGGCGGCGAGAACCACAAAAGCCGACGATTCCCCGTCCTCGGCGATCGACGATATGCGCCGGAAAAAGGAGATTGCCGATCTCAAGGCGACCCTGGCGGCCCTGGCCGACGATCGCCGCGCCCGGGCACCCGACGATGCGCCCGTCGGCATGCCGGACGGCCGCGGCAGCGAGTCCGGGGTTTCCTACGACGCCTGGGTTCAGTCCGCCTATAAACAGGCGTGGACCCTCTCCCGCTATCAGGTCGGCCGTCTCGACCTGGAGGCGAAGGTGCGGGTGACCTTCGATGCCGAAGGGAACCTCAGGGACTATAAAATCGACGCCGAATCCGGGGATGCCCGATTCGACGATTCGGTCAAAAGCGCCATACTCCAGATCAAGAAACTTCCCACCGCTCCGGGGGAGAGGCTTGAACTGGAGGTCGTTTTCAATCTCAAGGATCTTCTTAAGGACTAA